A single window of Zea mays cultivar B73 chromosome 10, Zm-B73-REFERENCE-NAM-5.0, whole genome shotgun sequence DNA harbors:
- the LOC100277506 gene encoding Endosomal targeting BRO1-like domain-containing protein: protein MGCGASSQKDAGAPRRRPVSVGDVVVFLPGLRVPRAVDLAQALGGCLARSAVDRLSALRSRVVDMAMRESAAALKPRRRAAARHGSSTANLLQALEDYLPALLGLVKEGSVLRNKVHFTWSNQEDNAEETAMPDAWYEVLSMLHLMAMVCLLQANALLLPRSYGDGYAPRVSEESRRATVDVFLKAAGYLDCAVRHVLPKMPLELRRQLPVDLAEGNLKALSLQALGQGVDMQLGLAIDSPKATLAVKRRLACEMVKYWQQVQESIPELPISDGWGKKHRLFIKWKYVEAKAAAYYFHGLILDEGNTEKSHGMAIAALQASEEFLKESKRVSEAFHATPPTSRSPNPFGTAKYLFDKIPRDASSKVRINQDLYTQEKVIGAPPPLPDFALALTPEEYDLPPLDPLWNKEDTSH from the exons ATGGGGTGCGGGGCGTCGAGCCAGAAGGACGCCGGGGCGCCGCGGAGGCGGCCGGTGAGCGTCGGCGACGTGGTCGTCTTCCTCCCGGGCCTCCGCGTGCCGAGGGCCGTCGACTTGGCCCAGGCGCTCGGCGGCTGCCTGGCCAGGAGCGCCGTGGACCGGCTGTCGGCTCTGCGATCGCGGGTCGTCGACATGGCAATGCGAGAGTCGGCGGCGGCGCTCAAGCCCAGGCGGAGGGCGGCGGCACGGCACG GGTCTAGTACAGCCAATCTTCTACAGGCCCTCGAAGACTACTTGCCGGCTCTGCTAGGACTGGTAAAAGAAG GTAGCGTCTTGAGGAACAAAGTGCACTTCACCTGGAGTAACCAGGAGGATAATGCTGAG GAGACGGCCATGCCAGACGCCTGGTACGAGGTGCTGTCCATGCTGCATCTGATGGCCATGGTCTGCCTGCTGCAGGCCAACGCCCTGCTTCTCCCGAGGTCATACGGCGATGGCTATGCCCCAAGGGTTTCTGAAG AGAGTCGACGGGCTACTGTTGATGTCTTCTTGAAGGCAGCTGGATACCTAGACTGTGCAGTTCGGCATGTACTCCCGAAGATGCCACTGGAGCTAAG GAGACAACTTCCAGTAGACCTGGCTGAAGGAAATCTCAAAGCTCTAAGCCTCCAAGCCCTGGGTCAG GGGGTTGACATGCAGCTTGGTTTGGCTATTGATAGTCCAAAGGCCACTTTAGCAGTAAAACGGCGCTTAGCCTGTGAGATGGTCAAATATTGGCAACAAGTTCAAGAGAGCATTCCAGAGCTTCCTATCTCTGATGGATGGGGTAAAAAGCACCGGCTCTttataaagtggaaatatgttgaAGCTAAG GCTGCAGCATACTATTTCCACGGTTTGATTCTTGACGAGGGAAATACCGAAAAATCCCATGGAATGGCAATAGCTGCACTCCAAGCTTCAGAGGAATTTCTAAAAGAAAGCAAAAGGGTTTCAGAAGCCTTCCATGCAACTCCTCCAACATCGAG GAGTCCCAATCCATTCGGAACAGCAAAATATCTGTTTGACAAGATCCCAAGAGATGCTTCCAGCAAGGTTCGAATCAACCAGGACCTGTATACTCAAGAAAA GGTCATTGGAGCGCCACCCCCATTACCAGATTTTGCATTGGCGCTAACACCTGAAGAATATGATCTTCCTCCACTAGATCC
- the LOC100277506 gene encoding endosomal targeting BRO1-like domain-containing protein isoform X1 — protein MGCGASSQKDAGAPRRRPVSVGDVVVFLPGLRVPRAVDLAQALGGCLARSAVDRLSALRSRVVDMAMRESAAALKPRRRAAARHGSSTANLLQALEDYLPALLGLVKEGSVLRNKVHFTWSNQEDNAEETAMPDAWYEVLSMLHLMAMVCLLQANALLLPRSYGDGYAPRVSEESRRATVDVFLKAAGYLDCAVRHVLPKMPLELSRRQLPVDLAEGNLKALSLQALGQGVDMQLGLAIDSPKATLAVKRRLACEMVKYWQQVQESIPELPISDGWGKKHRLFIKWKYVEAKAAAYYFHGLILDEGNTEKSHGMAIAALQASEEFLKESKRVSEAFHATPPTSRSPNPFGTAKYLFDKIPRDASSKVRINQDLYTQEKVIGAPPPLPDFALALTPEEYDLPPLDPLWNKEDTSH, from the exons ATGGGGTGCGGGGCGTCGAGCCAGAAGGACGCCGGGGCGCCGCGGAGGCGGCCGGTGAGCGTCGGCGACGTGGTCGTCTTCCTCCCGGGCCTCCGCGTGCCGAGGGCCGTCGACTTGGCCCAGGCGCTCGGCGGCTGCCTGGCCAGGAGCGCCGTGGACCGGCTGTCGGCTCTGCGATCGCGGGTCGTCGACATGGCAATGCGAGAGTCGGCGGCGGCGCTCAAGCCCAGGCGGAGGGCGGCGGCACGGCACG GGTCTAGTACAGCCAATCTTCTACAGGCCCTCGAAGACTACTTGCCGGCTCTGCTAGGACTGGTAAAAGAAG GTAGCGTCTTGAGGAACAAAGTGCACTTCACCTGGAGTAACCAGGAGGATAATGCTGAG GAGACGGCCATGCCAGACGCCTGGTACGAGGTGCTGTCCATGCTGCATCTGATGGCCATGGTCTGCCTGCTGCAGGCCAACGCCCTGCTTCTCCCGAGGTCATACGGCGATGGCTATGCCCCAAGGGTTTCTGAAG AGAGTCGACGGGCTACTGTTGATGTCTTCTTGAAGGCAGCTGGATACCTAGACTGTGCAGTTCGGCATGTACTCCCGAAGATGCCACTGGAGCTAAG CAGGAGACAACTTCCAGTAGACCTGGCTGAAGGAAATCTCAAAGCTCTAAGCCTCCAAGCCCTGGGTCAG GGGGTTGACATGCAGCTTGGTTTGGCTATTGATAGTCCAAAGGCCACTTTAGCAGTAAAACGGCGCTTAGCCTGTGAGATGGTCAAATATTGGCAACAAGTTCAAGAGAGCATTCCAGAGCTTCCTATCTCTGATGGATGGGGTAAAAAGCACCGGCTCTttataaagtggaaatatgttgaAGCTAAG GCTGCAGCATACTATTTCCACGGTTTGATTCTTGACGAGGGAAATACCGAAAAATCCCATGGAATGGCAATAGCTGCACTCCAAGCTTCAGAGGAATTTCTAAAAGAAAGCAAAAGGGTTTCAGAAGCCTTCCATGCAACTCCTCCAACATCGAG GAGTCCCAATCCATTCGGAACAGCAAAATATCTGTTTGACAAGATCCCAAGAGATGCTTCCAGCAAGGTTCGAATCAACCAGGACCTGTATACTCAAGAAAA GGTCATTGGAGCGCCACCCCCATTACCAGATTTTGCATTGGCGCTAACACCTGAAGAATATGATCTTCCTCCACTAGATCC